A stretch of [Clostridium] scindens DNA encodes these proteins:
- a CDS encoding 4Fe-4S binding protein — MEFKSKYIVPVGADGIHVLNTGDWRTQRPVLDQEACIACGTCLLYCPVNSIRKSDGKFTICYDYCKGCGICAHECPKNAITMIPEEGK, encoded by the coding sequence ATGGAATTTAAAAGTAAATATATTGTGCCTGTAGGAGCGGATGGAATCCATGTTCTGAATACAGGCGACTGGAGGACGCAGCGCCCGGTGCTTGACCAGGAGGCGTGCATCGCATGCGGCACCTGCCTTCTGTACTGCCCGGTAAACTCGATCAGAAAGTCAGACGGAAAATTCACCATCTGTTATGACTACTGCAAGGGATGCGGCATATGCGCGCATGAATGTCCGAAAAATGCGATTACGATGATACCGGAGGAGGGGAAATAA
- a CDS encoding transketolase C-terminal domain-containing protein — MQRLDVLNGNMAAALGAALAKPDVIAAYPITPQTPVVEYLTQFAADKKIDAAMSEVESELSAMSVVTGASLAGSRTFTATASQGLSLMYEPYFRASTLRLPIVMAIVNREMISPQSVWGGQQDSMSVRDAGWLQIYAEDNQEILDLVVQAFKIAEDKRVLLPINICYDGFYLSHMTERVMVPEQEKVDAFLGTYHPEHIILDPERPMAVDPLTNGALLMEYRYKHLKAQQAALEVIEEVDREYGELFGRSYGGAIEEYRMEDAEYAIITTGSMSGAAKDMVDAKRQEGLKAGLVRMRMIRPFPKERIQKALANVKAFGVVDKNVSFGCDTGIVYQEVKAALYGGNAVPSVPVIGGLGGEDISLRMMGDVIDAVVRAAEEQTDSETIWLMVEEG; from the coding sequence ATGCAGAGATTAGATGTATTAAATGGCAATATGGCTGCAGCGCTGGGAGCAGCCCTCGCAAAACCAGATGTCATCGCGGCTTATCCGATTACGCCGCAGACACCGGTAGTAGAGTATCTCACCCAGTTTGCGGCAGACAAAAAGATCGACGCGGCTATGAGCGAGGTAGAGTCCGAACTGTCAGCCATGAGCGTGGTGACAGGCGCCTCCTTAGCAGGATCGAGAACCTTCACGGCCACGGCGTCCCAGGGACTTTCGCTTATGTATGAGCCTTACTTTCGGGCATCCACCCTTCGTCTGCCCATCGTGATGGCCATCGTCAACCGGGAGATGATCTCCCCCCAGAGCGTGTGGGGAGGGCAGCAGGATTCCATGAGCGTTAGAGATGCGGGATGGCTTCAGATCTATGCGGAAGACAATCAGGAGATCCTGGATCTGGTGGTGCAGGCTTTCAAGATCGCGGAAGATAAGCGGGTACTGCTCCCGATCAATATCTGCTACGATGGATTCTACCTGTCTCATATGACCGAGCGTGTGATGGTGCCGGAGCAGGAGAAAGTAGATGCATTTTTAGGAACTTACCACCCGGAACACATTATCCTGGACCCCGAGCGCCCAATGGCGGTGGATCCGCTCACCAACGGCGCCCTTTTGATGGAATACAGATACAAACATCTGAAAGCCCAGCAGGCAGCGCTTGAGGTGATCGAGGAAGTGGACCGGGAGTACGGGGAATTGTTTGGGCGCTCCTATGGAGGCGCCATCGAAGAATACCGGATGGAAGATGCCGAGTACGCCATCATCACCACCGGCTCCATGTCCGGGGCGGCAAAAGATATGGTGGACGCGAAACGTCAGGAGGGGCTGAAGGCAGGATTAGTCCGAATGCGCATGATTCGTCCGTTCCCGAAAGAAAGGATTCAAAAAGCGCTTGCGAACGTAAAAGCCTTTGGAGTCGTAGATAAAAATGTATCATTCGGCTGCGACACCGGAATCGTATATCAGGAAGTAAAAGCAGCCCTGTACGGAGGAAATGCGGTACCGTCAGTGCCGGTCATCGGCGGACTTGGCGGGGAGGATATCTCGCTTCGGATGATGGGAGACGTCATCGACGCAGTCGTCCGCGCGGCAGAAGAACAAACGGACAGCGAGACCATATGGCTCATGGTAGAAGAAGGGTAG
- a CDS encoding thiamine pyrophosphate-dependent enzyme, translated as MNIVDKLASKEDMVSPGISACVGCNVELTLRTCMKVLGPNTIYAVPPGCMGGVGVVGWDTQSGSKIPVFFPLLDNVASMLAGIKMHYEKQGRDVNVVAFAGDGASTDAGMQCLSGAAERGDKLIYICYDNEGYMNTGYQRSSATTKYSWTTTTPISKEGRGGKKQHKKDFPMVMAMHDIPYMATCSPAYIPDMVRKLEKAMEASKKGLAYLHVFNPCLTGWGIKPDTSIEVSRLAVETNFFPLYEVENGTFTINKTFKEPKAVKEYLSRMKKFKHLNEDEIAEIQELVDYKWNRLTKLADL; from the coding sequence ATGAATATAGTAGACAAATTAGCGTCCAAAGAGGATATGGTCTCTCCAGGCATATCGGCCTGTGTGGGATGCAACGTGGAACTGACGCTTCGAACATGCATGAAGGTGCTGGGACCTAACACCATCTATGCGGTGCCTCCCGGGTGTATGGGAGGAGTAGGCGTTGTAGGATGGGATACCCAGTCCGGCTCAAAGATTCCAGTATTCTTCCCGCTGCTTGACAATGTGGCATCCATGCTGGCAGGCATCAAGATGCACTATGAAAAGCAGGGCAGAGATGTGAACGTAGTTGCCTTCGCGGGCGACGGAGCGTCCACGGATGCCGGCATGCAGTGCCTGTCCGGCGCGGCGGAGCGCGGGGACAAATTGATCTATATCTGCTACGACAACGAAGGATATATGAACACAGGGTATCAGAGAAGCAGCGCCACCACGAAGTATTCATGGACTACCACGACGCCCATAAGCAAAGAAGGGCGGGGCGGCAAAAAGCAGCACAAGAAAGACTTCCCGATGGTGATGGCCATGCATGATATCCCATATATGGCAACCTGTTCCCCTGCCTATATCCCGGACATGGTAAGAAAACTCGAAAAAGCCATGGAGGCGTCAAAGAAAGGCCTGGCTTATCTCCACGTATTCAATCCGTGCCTGACCGGATGGGGCATAAAGCCGGATACGAGTATCGAGGTGTCAAGGCTGGCTGTGGAGACGAACTTTTTCCCGCTCTATGAAGTGGAGAACGGCACATTTACGATCAACAAGACATTCAAGGAGCCAAAGGCGGTGAAAGAATACTTGAGCCGGATGAAGAAATTCAAGCATCTGAACGAAGATGAGATAGCGGAAATCCAGGAACTGGTGGATTACAAATGGAACCGGCTTACGAAGCTTGCCGACCTTTAA